The Leucobacter sp. UCMA 4100 genome window below encodes:
- a CDS encoding polysaccharide deacetylase family protein, with protein MMRQSLAVAMSVVLAGLPGWLEPWVPAFTPTEWADIDAVEWHAPEPQETGATIDEPLHPLDPATANGFVPSRIVNGSLGLNARFLMTPASGDHNSVTLDLVRSLIGDAEKATDKQYSPEAQDTTAGLNDRGCVEGSTFSPLGEVLRDPALAPAKHEGVSMSCDVMAAASTLLVQRIRLINTLGEKPVDRVVTVITDTSRATTVPAKHLWNDEGPRIVWQAITETLRHEARGLSLMPPQSEPDEALIEAILGSAVPLTDGALHLTIPQGFQTPELEALGVEPLAEARTLKLTPEVAATALSETGQSIMAAINSEDSLLAPDAVLPGKRDIDCSLFACVALTYDDGPSALTPTILDALRDHGASASFFMVGSRVESYAAAAKRVVTDGHLALNHSWSHLDLSKLAAGTIDANGDATDPDDLPSEEDRKKAVDRELSRTSKAIVAATGVAPTAFRPPYGAYDDAVLKIAKMPAILWDVDTEDWKGVAGDDLVSSIVPVARPGSIVLQHDIHDSSAATIEQVLDGLENRGFMVVNVGQLLGGMPASGAYSSSR; from the coding sequence ATGATGCGGCAGAGTCTTGCGGTTGCGATGAGCGTTGTGCTCGCGGGGCTTCCCGGCTGGCTTGAGCCCTGGGTGCCCGCGTTTACCCCGACCGAGTGGGCCGATATTGACGCAGTCGAGTGGCACGCTCCCGAGCCCCAAGAAACCGGGGCCACCATCGATGAACCGCTGCACCCGCTCGACCCTGCAACGGCGAACGGCTTCGTGCCGAGCCGCATCGTGAACGGTTCGCTTGGCCTGAACGCGCGCTTTCTCATGACCCCTGCCTCGGGCGACCACAACTCGGTCACGCTCGACCTCGTGCGCTCACTCATTGGCGACGCAGAGAAGGCCACCGACAAGCAGTACTCGCCGGAGGCGCAGGACACCACCGCGGGGCTCAACGACCGCGGGTGTGTGGAGGGCTCGACGTTCTCGCCCTTAGGCGAGGTGCTGCGCGACCCCGCACTCGCGCCCGCAAAGCACGAGGGGGTCTCCATGAGTTGCGATGTGATGGCCGCAGCATCGACCCTGCTCGTGCAGCGCATTCGTTTGATTAACACGCTTGGCGAAAAGCCGGTTGACCGCGTCGTCACGGTCATCACCGATACCTCTCGCGCAACGACCGTTCCCGCCAAGCACCTGTGGAACGACGAAGGGCCGCGCATCGTGTGGCAGGCGATCACTGAAACGCTGCGCCATGAAGCCCGCGGTCTTAGTCTCATGCCCCCGCAAAGCGAGCCCGACGAGGCCCTCATTGAGGCCATCCTCGGCTCAGCGGTGCCACTCACCGACGGCGCCCTGCACCTCACGATTCCGCAGGGATTCCAGACCCCAGAACTCGAGGCCCTCGGCGTCGAACCCCTGGCCGAGGCGCGCACCCTGAAGCTCACCCCCGAGGTCGCGGCCACCGCGCTCAGTGAGACGGGGCAGTCGATCATGGCGGCGATCAACAGCGAAGATTCGCTGCTGGCTCCCGACGCTGTTTTGCCGGGTAAACGAGACATCGACTGCTCGCTCTTCGCCTGTGTCGCGCTCACCTACGACGATGGCCCCTCGGCGCTCACCCCGACCATTCTCGATGCACTGCGCGACCACGGGGCCTCGGCCTCGTTCTTCATGGTCGGCAGCCGCGTCGAGAGCTACGCGGCCGCTGCAAAGCGTGTGGTGACCGACGGGCACCTGGCGCTCAACCACAGCTGGTCTCATCTTGACCTGTCGAAGCTTGCCGCTGGCACGATCGATGCCAACGGCGATGCGACTGACCCCGACGACCTGCCGAGCGAAGAAGACCGAAAGAAAGCGGTTGACCGAGAGCTGAGTCGCACGAGCAAAGCCATCGTCGCGGCGACCGGTGTTGCGCCAACCGCCTTCCGGCCGCCCTACGGGGCCTATGACGATGCCGTGCTCAAGATCGCGAAGATGCCGGCGATTCTCTGGGACGTCGACACCGAAGACTGGAAGGGCGTCGCGGGAGACGATCTCGTGTCGAGCATCGTTCCAGTCGCGAGGCCGGGATCGATCGTGCTGCAGCACGATATTCACGACAGCAGCGCCGCCACGATCGAGCAGGTACTCGACGGGCTCGAAAACCGTGGATTCATGGTCGTCAACGTGGGGCAGCTGCTCGGCGGCATGCCCGCCTCTGGCGCTTACAGCAGCTCACGTTAA
- the ppk2 gene encoding polyphosphate kinase 2: protein MSDAAQPQPDETPEAKAEHSPLDVAPEIDEIVELLLADADEEEGDDPDAPWRQGYPYDQKLSRKKYEKQKRKLQIELLKLQTWVKESGEKIVILFEGRDAAGKGGTIKRFTEHMNPRGARVVALETPTDRERSQWYFQRYVQHLPSGGEIVLFDRSWYNRAGVERVMGYCTPQQYHEFMRATPGFELMLINSGIHLFKFWFSVGKAEQRQRFIDRSTDKVKQWKLSPTDLASIDKWDAYSEAKDAMFFYTDTKTAPWTVVKSNDKRRARLEAMRWVLSKFDYPNKDHEVVGTPDPLVIGSPETIAEDGEHHGGSFPVIRR from the coding sequence ATGTCTGACGCAGCACAGCCCCAACCCGACGAGACTCCCGAGGCGAAGGCCGAGCACTCACCGCTTGACGTTGCCCCTGAGATCGATGAGATTGTCGAGCTCTTGCTGGCCGATGCTGACGAAGAAGAGGGCGATGACCCCGATGCTCCGTGGCGTCAGGGGTACCCCTACGACCAGAAGCTCTCTCGCAAAAAGTATGAGAAGCAGAAGCGCAAGCTGCAAATCGAGCTGCTCAAACTCCAGACCTGGGTCAAAGAGTCAGGCGAGAAGATTGTCATTCTCTTCGAGGGCCGTGACGCGGCCGGCAAGGGCGGCACGATCAAGCGCTTCACCGAGCACATGAACCCCCGCGGCGCTCGCGTGGTGGCCCTCGAGACCCCCACCGATCGCGAGCGCTCGCAGTGGTACTTTCAGCGATACGTGCAGCATCTGCCCTCTGGCGGCGAGATCGTGCTGTTCGACCGCTCCTGGTACAACCGTGCGGGCGTTGAGCGCGTCATGGGCTACTGCACCCCGCAGCAGTACCACGAGTTCATGCGCGCCACGCCTGGCTTCGAGCTCATGCTCATCAACTCGGGCATTCACCTCTTCAAGTTCTGGTTCTCGGTCGGCAAGGCCGAGCAGCGGCAGCGTTTCATCGACCGTTCGACCGACAAGGTGAAACAGTGGAAGCTCTCGCCCACCGACCTCGCGAGCATCGATAAGTGGGATGCGTATAGCGAGGCCAAAGACGCGATGTTCTTTTACACCGACACCAAGACGGCGCCTTGGACCGTCGTGAAGTCGAACGACAAGCGACGCGCTCGTCTTGAGGCCATGCGCTGGGTGCTCTCAAAGTTTGATTACCCGAACAAAGACCACGAGGTGGTTGGCACACCCGATCCGCTCGTGATCGGAAGCCCCGAAACGATCGCAGAAGACGGCGAGCATCACGGCGGTTCATTCCCCGTGATCCGCCGCTAG
- the putP gene encoding sodium/proline symporter PutP encodes MSDNFFLYLALGIYFAVMLLIGWLAFRKTTSHEGYMLAGRGLPPWVAALSAGASDMSGWLIMGLPGAIYATGLIEGWIAVGLLIGSYLNWRLVAPRLRAYTEVSRNSITVPNFFENRLRDNSHLLRTIASIIILVFFTIYASSGMVAGGKFFESAFGGEYIVGMLMVTVVTLAYTLFGGFLGASMTDVVQGLMMVVALVLVPAVAIFTIGGWTETTTLVETVGAGNLSIFGDESLTTTAVVLVVLSGLAWGLGYFGQPHIIVRFMALRSPKEAASARRIGTSWQFLSLLGAVSAGLIGIAYFDKFGGAPSDPETVVLLMSQVLLHPLVAGFVLAAVLAAIMSTLSSQLIVCSSALVEDLYRVSRKQPPSERTLVVLGRVGVLAVSIVAALLAISPNDSVLGLVSFAWAGFGAAFGPIILLSLYWRRLTNWGALTGMIVGAATVFIWKAFDTGLYELLPAFVLATLVAVIVSKLTYRPNTDIDTEFTTTMSLLVVDPKKEGSER; translated from the coding sequence ATGTCAGATAATTTCTTCCTCTACTTAGCCCTCGGTATCTACTTCGCGGTGATGCTCTTGATCGGTTGGCTTGCGTTTCGCAAGACCACGAGTCACGAGGGCTACATGCTCGCGGGGCGAGGCCTCCCGCCGTGGGTAGCGGCGCTCAGCGCCGGCGCCTCTGACATGTCGGGCTGGCTCATCATGGGCCTTCCCGGCGCGATCTACGCGACCGGCCTCATCGAGGGGTGGATCGCGGTGGGTCTGCTCATCGGCTCGTACCTTAACTGGCGGCTCGTGGCGCCAAGGCTTCGTGCCTACACCGAGGTGTCGCGCAACTCGATCACGGTGCCGAACTTCTTCGAGAACCGGCTTCGCGATAACTCGCACCTCTTGCGCACCATCGCGAGCATCATCATTCTCGTCTTCTTCACCATCTACGCGTCTTCTGGCATGGTCGCCGGTGGCAAGTTCTTTGAGAGCGCATTCGGCGGCGAATACATCGTTGGCATGCTCATGGTGACCGTCGTCACCCTCGCCTACACGCTCTTCGGTGGCTTCCTCGGCGCATCGATGACCGACGTCGTGCAGGGGCTCATGATGGTCGTGGCCCTCGTGCTCGTACCCGCGGTCGCGATCTTCACCATCGGCGGCTGGACCGAGACAACGACGCTCGTCGAAACGGTCGGAGCGGGCAATCTCTCAATCTTTGGCGACGAGTCGCTCACGACAACGGCGGTCGTGCTCGTCGTGCTCTCTGGCCTCGCCTGGGGCCTCGGCTACTTCGGGCAGCCCCACATCATCGTTCGTTTCATGGCACTTCGCTCGCCCAAAGAAGCGGCTTCGGCGAGGCGCATCGGCACGAGCTGGCAGTTCCTCTCGCTGCTCGGCGCGGTTTCTGCGGGCCTCATCGGCATCGCCTACTTCGACAAGTTCGGCGGCGCCCCGAGTGACCCCGAGACCGTCGTGCTGCTCATGTCGCAGGTGCTTCTGCACCCGCTCGTGGCGGGCTTCGTACTCGCAGCCGTGCTCGCAGCCATCATGAGCACCCTGTCGAGCCAGCTCATCGTGTGCTCGTCGGCGCTCGTTGAAGACCTGTACCGCGTGAGCCGCAAGCAGCCACCGAGCGAGCGCACGCTCGTCGTGCTCGGCCGTGTTGGCGTGCTCGCGGTGTCAATCGTCGCGGCGTTGCTCGCGATCAGCCCGAACGACAGCGTCCTTGGGCTCGTGAGCTTCGCCTGGGCGGGCTTCGGCGCCGCGTTCGGCCCCATCATTCTGCTGAGCCTCTACTGGCGCCGACTCACCAACTGGGGTGCGCTTACGGGCATGATCGTCGGCGCGGCGACCGTGTTCATCTGGAAGGCGTTCGACACCGGCCTCTACGAGCTCCTGCCCGCGTTCGTGCTCGCAACCCTCGTGGCCGTGATCGTCAGCAAGCTCACCTACCGACCGAACACCGACATTGACACCGAGTTCACCACGACGATGTCATTGCTCGTTGTCGACCCGAAGAAAGAGGGCTCTGAGCGCTAA
- a CDS encoding proline dehydrogenase family protein — MSTDALSTASAATVHPSDLGQEAIALARTWLEEASHYPVDPAAERLAGVLRDPNGLDFTVGFVDGVVRPEDTKAAAKKLSELTALTPAFLPAHLRGAIGLGGTFAKPLPGIVVPIARKVLREMVSHLIIDASDAKLGRAISQIKRDGVRLNINLLGEAILGEKEAAKRLAGTHALLERADVDYVSIKTSSVMAPHNHWAYDEAVENVIEHLVPLFRKAAQATPQKFINLDMEEYKDLGLTLDVFTQLLDREEFLNLEAGIVLQAYLPDALGAMVRLQEWSAKRVARGGAPIKVRVVKGANLPMEQVAALMHGWPLATWGSKQESDTSYKAVLNYALTPEHVKNVRIGVAGHNLFDIALAWLLAKRRGAAGGLEVEMLLGMATGQAEAVRKDVGSLLLYTPVVHPAEFDVAIAYLIRRLEEGASQENFMSAVFELHENEQLFEREKNRFLASLEALSDSVPEPNRRQDRRHYDEQEAEALITAFTADPYSFANTPDTDPDLPGNQAWGRDIAGRMIGSELGKKTVAEGLVRTSDELETMINTGIDAAEAWQALSPSERAAILHRAGQLMERRRGELLEVAGAECGKTIDQGDVEVSEAIDFANYYAMLGQRLEDVDGATAKPVKLTAIVPPWNFPIAIPAGGTLAALASGSAVIIKPAAQAARSGAVMVECLWQAGVPREVLQFAQFDDREVSGQLITDERVERLVLTGGYETAVTFRNMREDLPLLAETSGKNAIIVTPNADLDLAAADVVASAFGHAGQKCSAASLVILVGSVATSKRFRGQLIDAVESLTVGTPEHLGTQMGPVIGAPEGKLLRGLTTLGQGERWLVKPREIAAESPLSVDASGASKLWSPGVRDGVKRGSEYHLTEYFGPILGIMTASSLDEAIDMVNEIDYGLTSGLHSLDRDEIDRWLSRIEAGNLYVNRGITGAIVQRQPFGGWKKSAIGAGTKAGGPNYLHGLVNWVDAPVAKATAKPLASVEHVLDAAARAGLTKADLEWLRAAAASDAQAVADEFGVARDASGLGVERNILRYHPVATTARVAESASLRDAVRTAIAGLAAGARPTLSFATTPPEQIASGLRNARVTVLVEDEAAWGRRLASVAAVEGPRASARVRVVAADADRQTEARAVYAAVQGKPDIAVYAGPVVSAGRVEMLPYVQEQAVSITAHRFGTPNTLSDGLI, encoded by the coding sequence ATGAGCACTGATGCTCTTTCGACGGCCTCGGCCGCAACCGTTCACCCGAGTGATCTCGGCCAAGAGGCGATCGCCCTCGCACGCACCTGGCTTGAGGAGGCCTCGCACTACCCCGTTGACCCCGCCGCCGAGCGCCTCGCGGGCGTGCTACGCGACCCCAACGGGCTCGACTTCACCGTGGGCTTCGTCGATGGGGTCGTGCGCCCCGAAGACACAAAGGCAGCGGCCAAGAAGCTCAGCGAGCTCACCGCGCTCACCCCGGCGTTCCTACCCGCCCACCTGCGCGGAGCCATCGGCCTCGGTGGCACCTTCGCAAAGCCCCTTCCCGGCATCGTCGTTCCGATCGCCCGCAAGGTCCTACGCGAGATGGTGAGCCACCTCATCATTGACGCGAGCGATGCCAAGCTCGGTCGCGCCATCTCGCAAATCAAACGCGATGGCGTGCGACTCAATATCAACTTGTTGGGCGAAGCGATCCTCGGCGAAAAAGAAGCTGCCAAGCGACTCGCCGGCACCCATGCCCTGCTCGAGCGGGCAGATGTCGACTATGTCTCGATCAAGACCTCGTCGGTCATGGCGCCGCACAACCACTGGGCCTACGACGAGGCAGTCGAGAACGTGATCGAGCATCTCGTTCCACTGTTCCGCAAGGCCGCACAGGCCACGCCGCAAAAGTTCATCAACCTCGACATGGAAGAGTACAAAGACCTGGGGCTCACGCTCGACGTGTTCACCCAGCTGCTCGACCGCGAGGAGTTCTTGAACCTCGAGGCTGGCATCGTGTTGCAGGCCTACCTGCCCGACGCACTCGGGGCGATGGTGCGCCTGCAGGAGTGGTCGGCGAAGCGCGTGGCTCGTGGCGGCGCCCCCATCAAGGTGCGCGTGGTTAAGGGTGCGAACCTACCGATGGAGCAGGTCGCAGCTCTCATGCACGGCTGGCCGCTCGCAACATGGGGATCGAAGCAGGAGAGCGACACGAGCTACAAGGCCGTGCTGAACTACGCACTCACCCCCGAGCACGTCAAGAACGTGCGCATCGGCGTTGCCGGCCACAACCTCTTCGACATTGCGCTCGCCTGGCTGCTCGCGAAGCGCCGTGGGGCCGCTGGCGGGCTCGAGGTCGAGATGCTCCTCGGCATGGCGACCGGGCAGGCTGAGGCCGTGCGCAAGGATGTGGGATCGCTGCTGCTCTACACCCCGGTCGTTCATCCCGCTGAGTTTGACGTCGCAATCGCATACCTCATTCGCCGTCTCGAAGAAGGCGCGAGCCAAGAAAACTTCATGTCGGCCGTGTTCGAACTGCACGAGAACGAGCAGCTCTTTGAGCGCGAGAAGAACCGCTTTCTCGCCTCGCTCGAAGCGCTCAGCGACTCCGTGCCAGAGCCGAACCGTAGGCAAGACCGACGTCACTACGACGAGCAGGAGGCCGAAGCGCTGATCACGGCGTTTACCGCCGACCCGTACTCGTTCGCGAACACTCCCGACACCGACCCCGATCTTCCCGGCAACCAGGCGTGGGGCCGCGACATCGCGGGCCGCATGATCGGCTCTGAGCTCGGCAAGAAGACCGTCGCTGAGGGGCTCGTGCGCACGAGCGACGAGCTTGAAACGATGATCAACACCGGTATCGATGCAGCCGAGGCGTGGCAGGCACTCAGCCCCTCAGAGCGGGCTGCGATTCTGCACCGTGCGGGTCAGCTCATGGAGCGCCGCCGTGGTGAGCTGCTCGAGGTAGCGGGCGCCGAGTGCGGTAAGACGATCGATCAGGGCGACGTCGAGGTCTCTGAAGCCATCGACTTCGCAAACTACTACGCCATGCTCGGCCAGCGTCTCGAAGACGTCGACGGCGCAACGGCGAAGCCCGTGAAGCTCACGGCGATCGTGCCACCGTGGAACTTCCCGATCGCGATTCCCGCTGGCGGCACGCTCGCGGCCCTCGCCTCAGGATCGGCCGTCATCATCAAGCCTGCAGCCCAGGCGGCGCGTTCTGGCGCGGTCATGGTCGAATGCCTCTGGCAGGCCGGGGTGCCCCGCGAGGTGCTGCAGTTTGCCCAGTTCGACGACCGCGAGGTTTCGGGCCAGCTCATCACCGACGAGCGCGTTGAGCGTCTCGTGCTCACCGGCGGCTACGAGACCGCGGTGACGTTCAGAAACATGCGTGAAGACCTGCCGTTGCTCGCCGAGACGAGCGGCAAGAACGCGATCATCGTCACCCCGAACGCCGACCTTGACCTCGCCGCTGCCGACGTCGTCGCCTCGGCATTCGGCCACGCCGGGCAGAAGTGCTCGGCCGCGTCGCTCGTGATTCTCGTCGGCTCGGTCGCGACCTCAAAGCGTTTTCGGGGCCAGCTCATCGACGCGGTTGAGTCGCTCACGGTCGGCACACCTGAGCACCTTGGCACGCAGATGGGCCCCGTCATCGGCGCGCCAGAGGGCAAGCTGCTGCGCGGCCTCACGACGCTCGGTCAGGGTGAACGCTGGCTCGTGAAGCCCCGCGAGATTGCCGCAGAGAGCCCCCTCTCGGTCGACGCATCGGGTGCCTCGAAGCTCTGGAGCCCCGGCGTGCGTGACGGCGTGAAGCGCGGTTCTGAGTACCACCTCACTGAGTACTTCGGCCCCATTCTCGGCATCATGACGGCGTCGAGCCTCGACGAGGCGATCGACATGGTCAACGAGATTGATTACGGGCTCACGAGCGGGCTGCACTCGCTCGACCGCGACGAGATTGATCGCTGGCTCTCACGCATCGAGGCGGGCAACCTCTACGTCAACCGCGGAATCACGGGCGCGATCGTTCAGCGACAGCCCTTCGGCGGCTGGAAGAAGTCGGCGATCGGCGCGGGCACGAAGGCCGGCGGCCCCAACTACCTGCACGGCCTCGTCAACTGGGTCGATGCGCCCGTAGCCAAGGCCACGGCGAAACCCCTCGCGTCAGTCGAGCACGTGCTCGATGCCGCCGCACGAGCAGGCCTCACGAAGGCCGACCTCGAGTGGCTGCGGGCCGCAGCGGCGTCTGACGCGCAAGCGGTCGCCGACGAGTTTGGCGTCGCGCGCGATGCTTCGGGTCTCGGCGTCGAGCGCAACATTCTGCGCTACCACCCGGTCGCAACGACCGCTCGCGTTGCCGAGTCGGCGTCGCTGCGCGATGCCGTGCGCACCGCGATTGCGGGTCTCGCCGCGGGTGCACGGCCCACGCTCAGCTTCGCCACCACTCCGCCAGAGCAGATTGCAAGCGGGCTGCGCAACGCCAGAGTCACGGTTCTCGTCGAAGACGAGGCTGCCTGGGGCCGTCGCCTCGCGAGCGTTGCGGCGGTCGAGGGGCCACGCGCGAGCGCCCGAGTGCGGGTCGTCGCAGCCGATGCTGATCGGCAGACCGAAGCACGAGCGGTGTACGCAGCGGTTCAGGGCAAGCCCGATATCGCGGTCTACGCTGGCCCGGTTGTTTCGGCCGGCCGGGTAGAAATGCTGCCCTACGTGCAGGAGCAGGCGGTCTCGATTACCGCGCACCGCTTCGGAACCCCGAACACACTCTCAGACGGGCTTATCTAG
- a CDS encoding LysR family transcriptional regulator encodes MLDMQRLRLLREFSIRGTISEVADVLSYSASGVSQQLAQLERETGRTLLRRVGRGLELTPAGERLVAESEALFQQLERVEASLQRGRDELTGTIRVAVFQSAMISLMPKALTALAETHPGLRVEVVQHEPETALYETWARGFDVVVAEQYPGHAAPHHEGLGRSVLGSDAIMLAVPEVHPERFAGVRSVLDAAGVPWVMEPEGSASRHWALQACRSAGFEPDLRYETADIQAHLRLVEAGNAVALVNGLSVRHYTGRVRLVDLPSSPRREIFVARREASEDHPAFAAVMEALGEVAAGLRL; translated from the coding sequence ATGCTCGATATGCAGCGACTGAGGCTGCTGCGCGAATTTTCGATTCGCGGCACCATCAGCGAAGTTGCCGATGTGCTCTCGTACAGCGCCTCGGGCGTCTCGCAGCAGCTCGCCCAGCTCGAACGTGAAACGGGTCGAACCCTGCTGCGCCGAGTGGGTCGCGGCCTCGAACTCACCCCCGCGGGCGAGCGCCTCGTCGCCGAGAGCGAGGCACTCTTTCAACAGCTCGAGCGTGTCGAGGCGTCACTGCAGCGCGGCCGCGACGAGCTCACCGGAACCATTCGCGTCGCTGTCTTCCAGTCGGCCATGATCTCGCTCATGCCGAAAGCCCTCACCGCGCTCGCCGAAACGCACCCCGGCCTGCGCGTCGAGGTCGTGCAGCACGAGCCCGAAACGGCTCTCTACGAGACCTGGGCTCGTGGCTTCGACGTCGTGGTCGCCGAGCAATACCCGGGCCACGCCGCCCCGCACCACGAGGGTCTCGGCCGCAGCGTGCTCGGCAGCGACGCCATCATGCTCGCCGTGCCAGAGGTGCACCCCGAGCGCTTCGCGGGCGTGCGTTCGGTCCTCGACGCTGCAGGCGTGCCCTGGGTCATGGAGCCCGAAGGCTCTGCCTCCCGCCACTGGGCGCTGCAGGCTTGCCGTTCGGCCGGTTTCGAACCCGACCTGCGCTACGAGACCGCCGACATCCAGGCCCACCTGCGCCTCGTCGAGGCGGGCAACGCGGTTGCGCTCGTCAATGGGCTCTCGGTGCGCCACTACACCGGCCGTGTGAGACTCGTGGATCTGCCCAGCTCACCCCGCCGCGAGATCTTCGTCGCACGCCGCGAGGCGAGCGAGGACCACCCGGCTTTCGCCGCGGTGATGGAGGCGCTCGGCGAGGTGGCGGCGGGGCTGCGGCTGTAG
- the hutU gene encoding urocanate hydratase — MALPGARPVRAPRGTEISAKSWQTEAPLRMLMNNLDPEVAERPDDLVVYGGTGRAARSWEAYDAIVDTLRDLEDDETLLVQSGKPVGVFRTNVWAPRVLIANSNLVGDWATWPEFRKLEAEGLMMYGQMTAGSWIYIGTQGILQGTFETFAAIGRKLYDGTLAGTLTLTGGCGGMGGAQPLAVTLNDGACLIVDVDETRMRRRVGKRYLDEVVTDLDEALAKVQQAKDEKRGWSVGLVGNAAEVFPEILRRHKAGEITVDIVTDQTSAHDPLSYLPIGYSLDEWQQRAADEPEQFTLDAQAAMAAHVKAMVEFQDAGAEVFDYGNSIRDEARKGGYDRAFEFPGFVPAYIRPLFCEGLGPFRWAALSGDPEDIRVTDEAILELFPENEHLKRWIRAAQDRVEFEGLPARICWLGYGERARAAVRFNELVAEGKISAPIVIGRDHLDSGSVASPYRETESMVDGSDAIADWPLLNALTATSSGATWVSLHHGGGVGIGRSIHSGQVSVADGTPLAAEKLERLLTNDPGMGVIRHVDAGYQRAVDVAAERGVRIPVTPTVRDGGESARAANGGVA, encoded by the coding sequence ATGGCACTTCCAGGCGCACGCCCCGTACGAGCCCCCCGCGGCACCGAAATCTCTGCGAAGAGCTGGCAAACCGAGGCGCCACTTCGCATGCTCATGAACAACCTCGATCCCGAGGTCGCCGAGCGTCCAGACGACCTCGTCGTGTACGGCGGCACCGGCCGCGCGGCACGCAGCTGGGAGGCGTACGACGCGATCGTCGACACCCTGCGCGACCTTGAAGACGACGAGACGCTGCTCGTGCAGTCGGGCAAGCCGGTTGGTGTGTTCCGCACGAACGTGTGGGCGCCGCGCGTGCTCATCGCCAACTCAAACCTCGTGGGCGACTGGGCAACGTGGCCCGAGTTTCGTAAGCTCGAGGCCGAGGGCCTCATGATGTACGGCCAGATGACGGCCGGTTCGTGGATCTACATTGGCACGCAGGGCATTCTGCAGGGCACGTTTGAGACGTTCGCCGCGATCGGCCGCAAACTCTACGACGGAACGCTCGCGGGCACCCTCACCCTCACGGGTGGTTGCGGCGGCATGGGTGGCGCCCAGCCACTCGCGGTCACCCTCAACGACGGAGCCTGCCTCATCGTCGACGTCGACGAAACCCGCATGCGCCGCCGCGTCGGCAAGCGCTACCTTGACGAGGTCGTTACCGATCTCGACGAGGCGCTCGCCAAGGTGCAGCAGGCCAAAGACGAGAAGCGCGGCTGGTCGGTCGGGCTCGTGGGCAACGCCGCCGAGGTGTTTCCCGAGATCCTGCGTCGCCACAAGGCGGGCGAGATCACGGTCGATATCGTGACCGATCAGACGAGTGCGCACGATCCGCTGTCATATCTGCCCATCGGCTACTCGCTCGACGAGTGGCAGCAGCGCGCCGCTGACGAGCCCGAGCAGTTCACGCTCGACGCGCAGGCCGCGATGGCCGCGCACGTGAAAGCGATGGTCGAATTTCAAGATGCTGGCGCCGAGGTGTTCGACTACGGCAACTCGATTCGTGACGAGGCCCGAAAGGGTGGCTACGACCGTGCTTTCGAGTTTCCGGGCTTCGTTCCGGCGTACATTCGCCCGCTGTTCTGTGAGGGGCTCGGGCCGTTCCGCTGGGCTGCACTCTCGGGTGACCCCGAAGATATTCGCGTGACCGATGAGGCGATTCTCGAGCTGTTCCCCGAGAACGAGCACTTGAAGCGGTGGATCAGAGCCGCCCAAGACCGAGTCGAGTTCGAAGGCCTCCCCGCGCGCATCTGCTGGCTTGGCTACGGCGAGCGCGCCCGCGCTGCAGTGCGCTTCAATGAGCTCGTTGCCGAGGGCAAGATTTCGGCCCCGATCGTCATTGGTCGCGACCACCTTGACTCGGGTTCGGTTGCGTCGCCATACCGCGAGACCGAATCGATGGTTGACGGTTCTGACGCGATTGCCGACTGGCCGCTGCTGAACGCCCTGACCGCGACTTCGTCGGGCGCGACCTGGGTGTCGCTGCACCACGGCGGTGGCGTGGGCATCGGTCGCTCGATCCACTCGGGTCAGGTTTCGGTCGCTGACGGCACGCCGCTCGCAGCCGAGAAGCTTGAGCGCCTGCTCACGAACGACCCCGGAATGGGCGTCATTCGCCACGTTGATGCGGGCTACCAGCGCGCCGTCGATGTTGCGGCTGAGCGCGGCGTGCGCATTCCCGTGACGCCGACGGTGCGCGATGGCGGCGAGTCGGCACGCGCCGCGAACGGTGGGGTAGCCTAA